In Sphingomonas sp. Leaf357, a single genomic region encodes these proteins:
- a CDS encoding glycoside hydrolase family 3 C-terminal domain-containing protein codes for MTLDEKVAQLKSGAPAIPRLDLPAYDYWNEGLHGLARNGIATVFPQAIALAATWDTALVERVGDVISTEARAKSNALPKGDRKRYQGLTIWSPNINIFRDPRWGRGQETYGEDPFLTGSMGVAFVRGLQGPDPLYPKVIATPKHLAAHSGPEAGRDAFDVDISPRDREATYLPAFRMALTEGGARSVMCAYNSIHGVPVCASEALLDRTLRRDWGWRGLVVSDCDAIGNIANFHYYRPDHASGSAAAIAAGMDLNCGRTYAALGDAVRRGLVPERLIDTSLSRVFTERRALGGAFGATSPWDKIKPNQVDTPAHRALALEAARKAMVLVANTGVLPLKPSARIAVIGPNADSLDVLEANYHGTAAAPVTPLAALRANFANIRYAQGASIADGVPVPVPDTALKLLGEYFHGPDFAGTPVVRADRTIDFDWDRTAPAAGIDPAFWSVRWTGTLTAPAAGAYVLRLDVPRCFDCKGHDPSRLWIDGTLIADDDGSGTKVEVPVTLTAGAHDIRIELAHSGEDQGMRLTWIAPPAAQIAEAVTAAQESDAIVAFVGLSPAVEGEALGIEVPGFSGGDRTDIGLPAAQQRLLEAAKATGKPLVVVLMSGSAVALQWAKEHADAILVGWYPGQAGGQAIADTLIGKSNPAGRLPVTFYARTRDLPAFIDYNMRERTYRYFTGTPLWGFGHGLSYTSFAYAAPVSKARIAAGETLTVVASVTNSGKLAGDEVVQAYLVPPAPTAKPGFNDPVLQRQLVAFRRETLKPKQTKRVTLTIDARAMSSVDGAGNRRVAPGEYRLHVGGGQPGDGPGIDTVFTVTGTQDVPK; via the coding sequence ATGACGCTCGACGAGAAGGTCGCGCAATTGAAGAGCGGCGCGCCGGCCATCCCTCGGCTCGACCTGCCCGCTTATGACTATTGGAACGAGGGGCTTCACGGTCTCGCGCGCAATGGTATCGCCACCGTCTTCCCGCAGGCGATCGCGCTGGCGGCGACCTGGGACACGGCGTTGGTCGAGCGCGTCGGCGACGTGATCTCGACCGAGGCGCGCGCCAAATCCAACGCTTTGCCCAAGGGTGATCGCAAGCGTTATCAGGGGCTGACGATCTGGTCGCCCAACATCAATATCTTCCGCGATCCGCGCTGGGGGCGGGGGCAGGAGACGTACGGCGAGGACCCGTTCCTCACCGGCAGCATGGGCGTCGCGTTCGTGCGCGGCCTGCAGGGCCCCGATCCGCTTTATCCCAAGGTGATCGCCACGCCCAAGCACCTCGCCGCGCATAGCGGGCCGGAGGCGGGGCGCGATGCGTTCGACGTCGACATCAGCCCGCGCGACCGCGAGGCGACCTATCTGCCGGCGTTCCGCATGGCGCTCACCGAGGGCGGGGCGCGATCGGTCATGTGTGCGTACAACTCGATCCACGGCGTGCCGGTCTGCGCGTCGGAGGCGCTGCTCGACCGAACGCTGCGGCGCGACTGGGGCTGGCGCGGTCTGGTCGTGTCGGACTGCGACGCGATCGGCAACATCGCCAACTTCCATTACTATCGTCCCGACCATGCGAGCGGATCGGCAGCCGCGATCGCCGCCGGCATGGACCTCAATTGTGGCCGCACCTATGCCGCCTTGGGGGATGCGGTGCGGCGCGGGCTGGTGCCGGAACGCCTGATCGACACCAGCCTGTCGCGCGTCTTCACCGAACGCCGCGCGCTGGGCGGTGCCTTCGGCGCTACCAGTCCGTGGGACAAAATCAAGCCGAATCAAGTGGATACGCCTGCCCACCGCGCGCTTGCGCTGGAGGCGGCGCGCAAGGCGATGGTGCTCGTCGCCAATACCGGCGTGCTCCCGCTGAAGCCCTCCGCCCGCATCGCCGTGATCGGCCCCAACGCCGACAGCCTCGACGTGTTGGAGGCCAACTATCACGGCACCGCCGCCGCGCCCGTCACTCCGCTCGCCGCGTTGCGCGCCAACTTCGCCAACATCCGCTACGCCCAAGGCGCAAGCATCGCGGACGGCGTACCCGTGCCCGTGCCCGACACCGCGCTGAAACTGCTCGGCGAATATTTCCACGGTCCCGACTTCGCCGGCACGCCCGTGGTGCGCGCGGATCGGACGATCGACTTCGACTGGGATCGCACCGCGCCCGCGGCCGGCATCGACCCGGCTTTCTGGTCCGTCCGCTGGACCGGGACGCTCACCGCGCCGGCGGCGGGCGCCTACGTGCTGCGGCTGGATGTCCCGCGCTGCTTCGATTGCAAGGGGCATGACCCTTCACGCCTGTGGATCGACGGCACGCTGATCGCCGACGACGACGGCAGCGGCACCAAGGTGGAGGTGCCGGTGACGCTCACCGCCGGCGCGCATGATATCCGGATCGAACTTGCTCATAGCGGCGAGGATCAGGGCATGCGCCTGACATGGATCGCGCCGCCGGCGGCGCAGATCGCCGAAGCCGTCACGGCGGCACAGGAGTCCGACGCGATCGTCGCGTTCGTCGGCCTGTCCCCCGCCGTCGAGGGCGAGGCGCTGGGGATCGAGGTGCCAGGTTTCTCCGGCGGCGACCGTACCGATATCGGCCTGCCCGCCGCACAGCAACGCCTGCTCGAAGCAGCGAAGGCGACCGGCAAGCCGCTGGTCGTCGTGCTGATGAGCGGCAGCGCGGTGGCGCTGCAATGGGCGAAGGAGCATGCCGATGCGATTCTGGTCGGCTGGTATCCGGGGCAGGCCGGCGGCCAGGCGATCGCCGATACGCTGATCGGGAAGAGCAACCCCGCCGGACGATTGCCCGTGACCTTCTATGCCCGCACCCGCGATCTGCCCGCGTTCATCGACTACAACATGCGCGAGCGCACCTATCGCTATTTCACCGGTACACCCCTCTGGGGGTTCGGCCATGGCCTGAGCTATACCAGCTTCGCCTATGCGGCACCGGTATCTAAGGCGCGCATCGCGGCGGGCGAAACACTCACCGTGGTGGCCAGCGTCACCAACAGCGGCAAGCTGGCGGGAGACGAGGTGGTGCAGGCCTATCTCGTGCCACCGGCTCCCACCGCCAAGCCCGGTTTCAACGATCCCGTGCTGCAACGCCAGCTCGTCGCCTTCCGCCGCGAGACGCTGAAGCCCAAGCAGACCAAGCGTGTGACCTTAACGATCGATGCGCGTGCGATGAGCAGCGTCGATGGGGCCGGCAACCGTCGTGTGGCGCCGGGCGAATATCGTCTCCACGTCGGCGGTGGGCAGCCCGGCGATGGGCCGGGCATCGATACGGTCTTCACCGTCACGGGAACGCAGGACGTGCCGAAATGA
- a CDS encoding glycoside hydrolase family 125 protein, translated as MIAPLIDRRTLIASAAALSVTGPLRAAPPAFASKRPALADRRFTSPAVEREIARVSAKIADPELAWMFGNCYPNTLDTTVFMGRVDGKPDAFVITGDIDAMWLRDSSAQLHPYLRLAANDPALRTLFHGLIGRQARSILIDPYANAFMHDPAARTNLSWSLKDVTDMKPGVAERKWELDSLCYPIWIAHGYWRATRDTAPFDALWAEAARASIRTMREQQRKDGPGPYRFQRASKIPSETLMLDGYGPPSRPIGLIHSSFRPADDACIFPFLIPSNLFAVAALRQLAVLATEARPEPKLAADALALADEVDAALRQYGTMRDTDGQQIWAYEVDGIGNAHFMDDANVPSLSGLAYLGCVSRDDPLWRRTAERAWSPRNPYFCSGKVADGIGSPHTWLKQIWPMSIVMHALNARDDRTVGQCLRWLKASHGGTGFMHESFDQDDAAKFTRSWFAWANGLFGELILDVAARRPALLKALV; from the coding sequence ATGATCGCCCCCCTGATCGACCGCCGCACCCTGATCGCCAGTGCCGCGGCTCTGAGCGTGACCGGACCGCTCCGCGCCGCGCCGCCCGCCTTTGCGAGCAAGCGTCCCGCGCTTGCCGATCGCCGCTTCACCAGCCCGGCGGTGGAGCGCGAGATCGCACGCGTGTCCGCGAAGATCGCAGACCCAGAACTCGCCTGGATGTTCGGCAATTGCTATCCCAACACGCTCGACACCACGGTGTTCATGGGGCGCGTGGATGGCAAGCCAGATGCGTTCGTCATCACCGGCGATATCGACGCGATGTGGCTGCGGGACAGCTCGGCGCAACTGCATCCGTATCTGCGGTTGGCAGCGAATGACCCGGCCTTGCGCACTCTGTTCCACGGCCTGATCGGCCGGCAGGCGCGCTCGATCCTGATTGATCCTTATGCCAACGCCTTCATGCACGACCCGGCCGCACGCACGAACCTGTCTTGGTCGCTGAAGGACGTGACCGACATGAAGCCCGGCGTCGCCGAACGAAAATGGGAACTCGACTCGCTCTGCTATCCGATCTGGATTGCGCACGGCTACTGGCGGGCAACCCGCGATACCGCGCCGTTCGATGCGCTCTGGGCGGAAGCCGCCCGAGCATCGATTCGCACGATGCGCGAGCAGCAGCGCAAGGACGGACCCGGTCCGTACCGCTTCCAGCGCGCATCGAAGATTCCGAGTGAAACGCTGATGCTCGACGGCTACGGCCCACCGTCTCGCCCGATCGGCCTGATCCATTCCAGCTTTCGCCCGGCGGATGATGCCTGCATCTTCCCGTTCCTGATCCCGTCGAACCTGTTCGCCGTCGCCGCCCTGCGCCAGCTGGCGGTGCTGGCCACCGAGGCGCGGCCCGAGCCCAAATTGGCGGCAGATGCGCTAGCGCTCGCCGACGAGGTCGACGCCGCCCTTCGACAATACGGCACGATGCGCGATACCGATGGGCAGCAGATCTGGGCCTATGAGGTGGACGGCATCGGCAACGCGCACTTCATGGATGACGCCAACGTACCGAGCCTGTCGGGCCTCGCTTATCTCGGCTGCGTGTCGCGCGACGATCCGCTGTGGCGCCGCACGGCGGAACGCGCATGGAGCCCGCGCAATCCGTATTTCTGCTCGGGGAAGGTTGCGGACGGCATCGGCAGCCCGCACACTTGGCTGAAGCAGATCTGGCCGATGAGCATAGTCATGCACGCACTCAACGCCCGGGATGACCGCACCGTCGGGCAATGCCTGCGCTGGCTGAAGGCGAGCCACGGCGGCACCGGCTTCATGCACGAATCCTTCGACCAGGACGACGCAGCGAAATTCACCCGCAGCTGGTTCGCCTGGGCCAACGGCCTGTTCGGCGAACTGATCCTGGATGTCGCAGCCCGACGCCCCGCTCTCTTGAAAGCCCTTGTATGA
- a CDS encoding GH92 family glycosyl hydrolase, whose protein sequence is MKISRRTLLAGTGALALTSRAVFAAPAAPAKPDLFIGTGGHGHTYPGATLPFGMVQLSPDTDVERWDACSGYHRTDTSIMGFSHTHLSGTGIGDMLDVLVVPTTGPVKLIPGTLADPDAGYRQRFSAEQAEPGYYAVTLESGVRSELTVTDRTGIQRHTFPAGAGHILVDLSHLILDSSDTKPLIDEASLAIDETGLLTGSRRVFRWAKGRRIHFAMQLSRKPDRVQFYGDADAPAPADANGVVGKRLKVVLHYDDAGAAPILIRTGISAVDVAGARANLSAEARHWNFDRYRADSARRWKPALETVKVEGGTPDQRTIMASALYHTQLGPTLFSDTDGRYVGLDRQVYRIEGKARAYSTYSLWDTYRALHPLLTLIQPERSAELTGDLIRQTQQSPYGPPAWPLQGVETGCMIGWHAVSVLAEARAKGIPADYAAAWPNVRRRAFDFAMPDKDHSLGREPYDRLGFIPADQVWESVSRTLEYSYDDYASASIADAAGATADAARLRRRSGNWRNVFDAKIGFARPRLANGDWALPYDPIALGHSKKWRDFTESNGWQGTFVNQHDVHGLIVAMGGDATFEAKLDALFDGPSTLPADAPPDISGLVGQYAHGNEPSHHVAYLYTYCGAAWKTQAMVRRLLTEMYKADPDGIIGNDDCGQMSAWFVLSALGIYPVDPVSANYVLGSPLFDRAEMRLGGGRRLIVEARGNAPDRPYVQSVTWNGRPWTKSWIAHADIARGGRLVFEMGVAPNRDFGRALVDRPPPPSRMP, encoded by the coding sequence ATGAAGATCAGCCGCCGCACGCTTCTGGCCGGCACCGGTGCGCTGGCGCTCACCTCGCGTGCCGTCTTCGCCGCACCTGCCGCGCCAGCCAAGCCCGATCTGTTCATCGGCACCGGCGGGCACGGCCATACCTATCCCGGCGCGACGCTGCCATTCGGGATGGTTCAGCTCAGCCCGGACACCGATGTCGAACGCTGGGATGCGTGTTCGGGCTATCACCGCACCGACACGTCGATCATGGGTTTCAGCCATACGCATCTGTCGGGCACCGGTATCGGCGACATGCTCGACGTGCTGGTCGTGCCGACCACCGGTCCGGTGAAGCTTATCCCCGGTACGCTGGCCGATCCTGACGCGGGCTATCGCCAGCGCTTCAGCGCGGAACAGGCCGAGCCGGGCTATTACGCGGTGACGCTGGAATCCGGCGTGCGATCCGAGCTGACCGTCACCGATCGCACCGGCATCCAGCGCCATACCTTCCCGGCAGGCGCTGGGCATATCCTGGTCGACCTGTCGCACCTGATCCTCGACAGTTCGGACACGAAGCCGCTGATCGACGAGGCCTCGCTCGCGATCGACGAGACCGGGCTGCTGACCGGCAGTCGCCGCGTATTCCGCTGGGCCAAGGGGCGTCGGATCCATTTCGCGATGCAACTGTCGCGCAAGCCCGATCGGGTCCAGTTCTACGGCGACGCCGACGCGCCGGCCCCGGCGGACGCGAATGGTGTCGTGGGCAAACGCCTGAAGGTCGTGCTGCATTACGACGATGCCGGCGCCGCGCCGATCCTGATCCGTACCGGCATCTCCGCGGTTGATGTCGCCGGCGCGCGCGCCAACCTGTCGGCGGAAGCGCGGCATTGGAACTTCGATCGCTATCGTGCCGACTCGGCGCGGCGCTGGAAACCGGCGCTCGAGACGGTGAAGGTCGAGGGCGGCACGCCGGACCAGCGCACGATCATGGCCAGCGCGCTCTATCACACGCAGCTCGGGCCGACGCTCTTCTCCGACACGGATGGCCGTTATGTCGGGCTCGATCGGCAGGTCTACCGGATCGAGGGCAAGGCGCGTGCCTACAGCACCTATTCGCTGTGGGACACGTATCGCGCGCTGCATCCCCTGCTCACGCTGATCCAGCCCGAACGCAGCGCCGAGCTGACCGGCGATCTGATCCGCCAGACGCAGCAGAGTCCGTACGGCCCGCCGGCTTGGCCGTTGCAAGGGGTCGAGACGGGCTGCATGATCGGCTGGCACGCGGTCTCGGTGCTGGCGGAGGCGAGGGCAAAGGGCATTCCCGCCGATTATGCCGCCGCCTGGCCGAACGTCCGCCGCCGTGCGTTCGACTTCGCCATGCCGGACAAGGACCACAGTCTGGGCCGCGAGCCCTACGACCGGCTCGGCTTCATCCCCGCCGATCAGGTTTGGGAGTCGGTCTCGCGCACGCTCGAATATTCGTATGACGATTATGCCTCCGCATCGATCGCCGATGCGGCGGGTGCCACCGCCGATGCCGCGCGCCTGCGCCGGCGCAGCGGCAATTGGCGCAACGTGTTCGATGCGAAGATCGGCTTCGCGCGGCCGCGATTGGCGAACGGCGACTGGGCCTTGCCCTACGATCCGATCGCGCTCGGCCATTCGAAGAAGTGGCGGGATTTCACCGAGAGCAATGGCTGGCAGGGGACGTTCGTCAACCAGCACGATGTGCACGGCCTGATCGTGGCGATGGGCGGCGATGCTACGTTCGAGGCGAAGCTGGATGCGTTGTTCGACGGCCCCTCGACGCTCCCGGCCGACGCACCGCCCGACATCAGCGGGCTGGTCGGCCAATATGCGCACGGCAACGAACCGAGCCACCATGTCGCCTATCTCTACACCTATTGCGGCGCGGCGTGGAAGACTCAGGCCATGGTCCGCCGATTGCTGACCGAGATGTACAAGGCCGATCCCGACGGGATCATCGGCAACGACGATTGCGGCCAGATGAGCGCATGGTTCGTGCTGTCGGCGCTCGGCATCTATCCGGTCGATCCGGTCAGCGCCAACTACGTGCTGGGCAGCCCCTTGTTCGACCGTGCCGAAATGCGGTTGGGTGGTGGCAGGCGATTGATCGTAGAGGCGCGCGGCAACGCCCCCGACCGACCCTATGTCCAAAGCGTGACGTGGAACGGCCGCCCGTGGACGAAAAGCTGGATTGCGCATGCCGATATCGCCCGAGGCGGGCGGCTGGTGTTCGAGATGGGCGTCGCCCCCAACCGCGATTTCGGCCGCGCGCTTGTCGATCGCCCACCGCCGCCATCGCGCATGCCGTGA
- a CDS encoding glycoside hydrolase family 95 protein, whose translation MTTRRTVLGGMAAGLLPGWTQTAFARMTRGGDSRTLRFATPAEKWLEAVPVGNGRIGAMVHGGIAEERIALNHIELWSGRASQDDRPETLAALPEVRRLLFAGRYAEANALAQARMMTPMNPETYGSYQTLGDLLLAFDHGETVTQYERTLDLATGEARVDYTIGGHRHARTILCSHPDAVLAIRLTTTAPAGLALTVRLRRSQDAVVTPTGTVLHLRGRPKPYGVTFAADLSCDAEGGTATATVDGIRIAGARSVTLLLTAATDLLAPDPVGHASDALAAARRTSWPALVAAHRADHRVLFDAVALKLGSAIGTGAPPPALAQGGDEHALVERYFNVGRYLLIASSRPGSLPANLQGLWADGFAPPWGADYHININLQMNYWPAEVCGLGALTAPLFLHAERLLPHARTTARVAYGCAGAAAHYTSNPWGYTALDGDLLYGMWPEGLAWLSLHFWEHYLFGGDDHFLRDHAYPMLEACAEFTLDYLVPHPATGKLVAGPATSPENSYRLPDGRRGAITMGPAMSQSIAYAVLSRCRDAAVLLGKTAMAMRCDNAIGTLQRLRIGADGRIMEWPEPFAETETGHRHISHLFGLYPGDEIDRDTTPDLAAAARKTLAARLAGGGGQTGWSAAWLTMFRARLGEGDQAWAMLRKLFRDSTADNYFDTHPADDGPIFQIDGNLGATAAIVEMLMQSHDGRLRILPALPGAWPDGSITGIRARGGVAVDIVWRGGLARRVLLRPERDATFAISPPPGQRLMRVLKDGREHPAGPVLQLQAGHAYALTFGARQ comes from the coding sequence GTGACCACGCGCCGCACGGTGCTTGGCGGCATGGCGGCGGGCCTGCTGCCGGGCTGGACGCAAACTGCCTTCGCGCGAATGACGCGGGGTGGGGACAGCCGGACGCTGCGCTTCGCGACGCCGGCGGAGAAATGGCTGGAAGCCGTTCCGGTCGGCAACGGGCGCATCGGTGCCATGGTGCATGGCGGGATTGCCGAGGAGCGGATCGCGCTCAACCATATCGAGTTATGGTCCGGTCGCGCATCGCAGGACGACCGGCCCGAGACGCTTGCCGCATTGCCGGAGGTCCGCCGCCTGCTGTTCGCCGGGCGCTATGCCGAGGCCAACGCGCTGGCTCAGGCGCGGATGATGACGCCGATGAACCCGGAGACTTACGGGTCGTACCAGACACTCGGTGATCTGCTGCTCGCGTTCGATCATGGCGAGACGGTGACGCAGTATGAGCGCACACTCGACCTGGCGACCGGCGAGGCGCGGGTCGATTACACGATCGGCGGGCATCGTCATGCCCGAACGATCCTGTGTTCGCATCCCGATGCGGTGCTGGCGATCCGGCTGACGACGACCGCGCCCGCGGGCCTCGCACTGACCGTGCGGTTGCGGCGGAGCCAGGATGCCGTCGTCACGCCGACCGGCACGGTCCTGCATCTGCGCGGCCGGCCGAAACCGTATGGCGTAACCTTCGCCGCCGATCTGTCCTGCGATGCCGAAGGCGGCACCGCGACGGCGACGGTTGACGGTATCCGCATCGCTGGCGCGCGCAGCGTGACGCTCTTGCTGACCGCAGCGACGGATCTTCTCGCGCCCGATCCGGTCGGCCACGCCAGCGACGCGCTCGCGGCGGCCCGTCGCACATCCTGGCCTGCGCTGGTCGCCGCGCATCGGGCCGATCATCGCGTTTTGTTCGATGCGGTCGCCCTGAAGCTCGGGTCCGCCATCGGCACCGGAGCGCCGCCTCCTGCACTGGCACAGGGCGGTGACGAACATGCTCTGGTCGAGCGGTATTTCAACGTCGGGCGCTATCTGTTGATCGCGTCGTCGCGGCCGGGGTCGCTGCCCGCCAATCTGCAGGGGCTATGGGCGGACGGGTTCGCCCCGCCCTGGGGCGCGGATTATCATATCAACATCAACCTGCAGATGAACTATTGGCCGGCCGAGGTTTGCGGCCTCGGCGCGCTCACCGCACCGCTGTTCCTGCACGCCGAACGGCTACTGCCGCATGCGCGAACGACGGCGCGGGTTGCATACGGCTGTGCCGGTGCGGCGGCGCACTATACCAGCAATCCCTGGGGGTACACCGCGCTGGACGGCGACCTGCTGTACGGGATGTGGCCGGAGGGGCTGGCGTGGCTCTCGCTGCATTTCTGGGAGCATTACCTGTTCGGCGGCGACGACCACTTCCTGCGCGACCATGCCTATCCGATGCTCGAGGCCTGTGCCGAGTTCACGCTCGACTATCTCGTGCCGCATCCGGCGACGGGCAAGCTGGTCGCCGGGCCGGCGACCTCTCCGGAAAACAGCTATCGCCTGCCCGATGGGCGCAGGGGCGCGATCACGATGGGGCCGGCAATGTCGCAGTCGATCGCCTATGCGGTGCTCAGCCGATGCCGCGATGCGGCCGTGCTGCTCGGCAAGACGGCGATGGCGATGCGCTGCGACAATGCGATCGGCACCCTTCAGCGGCTGCGTATCGGCGCCGATGGGCGGATCATGGAATGGCCCGAACCCTTTGCCGAGACGGAGACCGGGCACCGGCACATCTCGCACCTGTTCGGCCTCTATCCCGGCGACGAGATCGACAGGGATACGACGCCCGATCTCGCCGCCGCGGCGCGGAAGACGCTCGCGGCTCGGCTCGCGGGCGGTGGCGGGCAGACCGGATGGAGCGCGGCCTGGCTCACCATGTTCCGCGCGCGGCTGGGCGAGGGGGATCAGGCCTGGGCGATGCTGCGCAAGCTGTTCCGCGACTCCACCGCCGACAATTATTTCGACACCCACCCGGCGGATGACGGGCCGATCTTTCAGATCGACGGCAATCTCGGCGCGACGGCGGCGATCGTCGAGATGCTGATGCAGAGCCATGACGGCCGCCTGCGGATCTTGCCGGCACTGCCAGGCGCGTGGCCCGATGGCAGCATCACCGGCATCCGCGCCCGTGGTGGCGTCGCGGTGGATATCGTCTGGCGCGGTGGCTTGGCACGGCGGGTGCTGTTGAGGCCGGAGCGCGACGCGACGTTCGCGATTTCCCCGCCGCCGGGCCAACGGCTCATGCGCGTGCTGAAGGACGGACGCGAGCATCCGGCCGGACCGGTGCTGCAGCTGCAGGCCGGCCACGCCTACGCCTTGACCTTCGGCGCTCGCCAATGA